The segment TAAAGCTTCTTCTGCTACAATATGAGCGAGTTTTTCAGAGAGGGCTGAAGCGCCAAGCGCACTTTCTTTAAGAAAATCAATGGTTCCAGCGATACATGTCTTTAATCCCTCAACGGGAAAACGTGTTATTTTATGAATGCCGCTAATACCACTTGTTAATTTTTGCCAATTTTCTTGTTTGCCTTGTCCCAGTGATGTTACAATTCCTGCTCCAGTTATTGCGACAAGTGGACGTCCGAGATGATCATCATATTTCACTATAGCAATCTCCCTCAAACAGCCGTTAGGCGAACTAAACCTTCAGCTCTCTTTATGCCAATGGTCGTAATAAATGCTTCTCGTACTTCTTCAGAAAAAGGCTTTTCGTGTTCACTTAACGCTGGAAAGCTACGTTTTTTTTCAACAGAAATGGCAGCAAGAGCAAGCGCTAAAGGAAGTTGCACTTCCCGCAGATAGCCAAACAATGTTGTAACACCGCGGTAAGAAATATCCGCAGCCTCAAGAGCTCTTTTTTCTGCTTGTGTTACTTCATGAAATCCTGAAGCAGCTGAAATGGTCAAAGTAGATTGCACTGCCATTGTTTTCAACATTGCCCCAATTGATTCTTCAAGTGGGATTTTTGTTCTATCTGTTTGATCTGTCAGTATCTGATCAATTTTAGCATAAGCACGTGCATTTCGTTTTTCTGCGTGTGCTTTGCTTTCAAGAACTAAAAAGACAGCGCCAGAACCAGTTATAACGCCGCCGCCAGGGTATTTTTGACGTTCCCAAACTGGTGTCCACCCCCCCCACGTTAAAAGATTTCCAAGTTCATGCGCTAACAGTATATCATAACCTTGTGTATTATAGGAGCTTCCAACCAGTGCATGTGTACTCTGTCCTGATCGAATACGAGCTACGGCAATTTGAAGTGCAGAAAGTCCACATCCTTCTTCTCCCATAAATGTACGAGAAGATCCGGTGACTTTGTGAACGATAGAAATATTTCCAGCTAAAAGATTTGATAATTGTGCTAAAAACAAGGTGGGACGAAGTTCCGTCGAAAGGATTGAATTTAACATGGAAGCAGGATCAGCTGTTGTGCGTGCTTGTGAGAGAATTTGTGTATCAACGTCAATATCACGTTCTCCCCCACTTGCGGCAACAATCATATCCATTGTTGATGTTAATTGTTCATTATTTTTCATACCTGCATCATCAAGAGCAAGGCCTGCTGCATAAGTACCAAGGCGTTGCCATGTGCCCATTTGCCGTTGATCACTTTTTTTGGGAATTTGTAAACTCCAATCAATTTCAGATAATTGATGGACAGTGTAGGGTGGAAAAGTTGTACAATCAAGATTTGGTGTCACTGTAGGATCATTTAAGAGATTCCAATGATGTTCAACTCCTTCACCCAGAGAGGTGATAAGTCCTATACCAGTAATGAATACATCTTGATCATGCATGATGGAAAAATTATTCTGCCTGCTTTAAGGCAACGAGTTCATCAATTTTTGTACAAAGGTTTTTAAGAACAAAGTATTCTTCAGTTGTAATGGAACCTTCGTTAACTTCTTGTGTCCACTGTTCTAGTGGAATTTTAATCCCAAAAGCTTTATCAATGGCGAAAACAATATCAAGAAAATCAAGGCTATCGATTCCCAAATCGTCAATGGTATGGCTTTCAGGTGTGATTGTGCTGCGATCAATTTCACTAATTTCTGCAATAATATCAGCAACTTTATCAAACGTAGAGGGCAATGTACGGTTCCTTATTATAGAGTTATAAATTTAAAATATACGCGCTTGCCTTCTTTTAGCCTTTTTTTCCTTAAAAAAAAAAGACTCAAAGCAGAATATCATTGCCTTTTCTAATAAGAAAACGCGTTTTTAGTGTTTGAAATACCACACTTCAAGGTTATTAAAAGGTTTAAAACTTTCTTTGTGTTTCCTTACTTTTCTTTATTTTATTATAGAATTTTTTCTATTGGCAGCAAGGACAGCAAGAGCTGTCATATTGACAACCCCTCGTGAAGTGACTGAAGGTGTTAGGATATGTACAGGGCGTGAGGCTCCGATTAAAATAGGTCCTACGTGAAGTGCATTGGTTAAATTCTTTACCAGATTGAGTGTTATATTCGCTGCATCAAGTGTTGGAAAGACAAGCAAATTTGCTTCACCTTTGAGGCGAGAATCAGGGAAAACACGATCACGAAAAACTTTGGAAAGTGCAGCATCACCGTGCATTTCACCATCGGCTTCTAAATTTGGATATAATTGGGCAAGAATTTCTGTTGCACGGCGCATTTTTCTTGCACTTTCTGTATTTTTTGAGCCAAAGTTCGAGTGTGATAATAATGCTGCTTTTGGTGTTATACCAAATGCTTCAATTTCTTGCGCTGCCAATACGGTCATTTCTGCTATTTCTTCTGCTGAAGGGTTCTCATTGACGTAAGTATCCGTTAGAAAAAGAGTGCGACGTGAAGAAATCAGCAAACTTACGGCAGAAAAATGACGAACATTTGCATCAAGACCAATAACTTGTTCAATTAATTCTAGATGACGTTCGAAACGCCCTTCTAAACCGCAAATCATTGCATCAGCTTCTTCGCGCATCACGGCAAGTGCTGCAATCGCTGTTGTTGATGTTCTAACAATTGTTTTTGCAACGTCGGGTGAAACACCGCGTCTTCCTGTGTAGCGAAGAAATAAATTAACATAATCACGAAAACGCGGATCATTTTCAGGGTTTGTCAGTTCAAAATCTATACCGGGGCGAATTCTTAAACCGAAGCGTTTTAGTCTTGCTTCCACGACATGTGGACGGCCAATGAGGAGAGGTATTGCTGTTTGTTCTTCAAGGACAATTTGTGCCGCTCGAAGGACACGTTCATCTTCACCATTGGCGTAAATGACGCGTTTACGTTTTGCTGTTTTTGCCGCAGCAAAAACAGGTTTCATCGTTAAACCAGAACGGAAGACAAATCGATTAAGGATATCATGATAGGCTTCCATGTCTTCGATCGGCCGCAGTGCAACACCAGTTTCCATTGCTGCTTTTGCAACAGTAGGGGCTATGCGCAGTATTAATCGTGGATCAAAGGGGGAGGGGATCAGATACTTTGGACCAAAACTGGGTGGTTTTTTTGAATAGGCACGCGCTGCAATATCTGAAGTTTCTTCACGAGCGAGAGCCGCAATTGCATGAACTGCGGCCATTTTCATTTCTTCATTGATTGCAGTGGCACCAACATCTAATGCACCACGGAAAATATAGGGGAAACAAAGAACATTATTAACCTGATTGGGGTAATCAGAGCGTCCTGTACAGATCATTGCATCTGGACGTATGGAGCATGCTTCTTCTGGCATAATTTCTGGTGTTGGATTAGCAAGTGCTAATATTAATGGGTTTGGAGCCATTTTTTTCAGGTGTTCAGGTTTTAAAACACCACCTGCTGATACGCCTAGAAAAATATCTGCATTGTCAATAATTTCAGATAAAGTTCGGGCATCAGTGTCTTGTGCATAACGCATTTTCCAACGATCCATAAGAGTTTTGCGACCTTTATAAACAACGCCCTCTAAGTCGCTTAGCCAAATATTTTCAACTTTTGCTCCAAGGCGAACCAAAAGATTAATACAAGCCAAAGCTGCAGCACCTGCACCAGAACCAACTATTTTGACATCTTCAATTTTTTTACCAGCTAGATTTAAGGCATTTAATACCGCTGCTGAAACAATAATAGCAGTTCCATGTTGATCATCATGGAAAACTGGAATATTCATTCGAGAGCGAAGCTTCTCTTCTATTTCAAAACATTCAGGAGCTTTGATATCTTCGAGGTTAATACCACCAAATGTAGGTTCTAAAGCAGATACCGTTTCTATCATTTGCTCAATATGAGGTGCATCAATTTCAATATCAAAGACATCAATATTAGCAAATTTTTTAAAGAGAACAGCTTTTCCTTCCATAACCGGCTTTGAGGCAAGGGGACCAATATTTCCTAAGCCAAGAACAGCACTTCCGTTTGATATAACAGCGACTAAATTAGAACGGGAAGTATATTGGGCAGCAAGATTTGGATCTTTGTGAATTGCAAGACACGGTGCAGCGACACCTGGAGAATAAGCAAGCGCTAAATCACGTTGGTTATCGAGAGGTGTTGTTGCTTGTATTTCTAACTTTCCAGGTTTTGGATACTGGTGATAAAAAAGTGCGGCACTATCAAGTTCAGATTTTTCTAAACTGAAATTACTATTTTGTTTTGTAGACATTTTTATGATATCCAAGTTATAGCGTATCTTTATATGAGTGTTCCATTTACGACAAAGCCTTAATCCACTGCTAGAGCTTAATTTCTCTGACTACACAAATGCAATGTGTGTGAATAAATTTTCCTATATTATTACGTCAGTTTGATATTTTTTTGTTCGCATTCATGAACAATTTATTTGATATCAGCACAATAATTTTTTCTCCTTAACCGAAATTCATGGAAATTGGTTCGTTTTTTAATAAGTAAATATTACTGATGGTTACATTACCAAGCAGTTGTTTTTTTTGCAATGCTGGTAAGATATGCAAAAAATAGAAGAGTATTGTTACTCATGTAAACGGATTGTTATAAATACTTGCTTTATTTATATATTCTACAAGTAAGTGTGTAATTTATAAATCCTAATCTTTTATATTATTTTAAAAAGTTTTTTATTGTAGAAAGAATCTATGCCTCAATGCATAAAGATTTATTCGGAAAATCTTTTATTGAGCGTTTTATAAATGTTTTTTTCTATAAGGATTCTGTATAAAAGACATGGGTGAGAACTAACAAAAAACAAAAAGAGGCACCATTCTTCCTCTTGTATTTGTTGGTTTGGTCATTGATTATGCTCGTTTGATAGGCGTGTTGTTTAAAATATTACAGAAAACTGCATATAAATCATCCTCTTAAATTTTAATATACACAAGACTACATAAAAAACGCGCATTATATGATGATAAACTTATATAACTAAAAAGAGGTGGAAAAATATTTTTTCCACCTCTGTTGGTTTCTATTGGATGCGACCACTGGCATGAGCAAGCATAGTATAGACTTTTCCAGTATCCGATATCAGATATTTTCGAACGGAGTGAGAAAAACCAGAACCGTGGGAGACCTCACGTAAGAGTTTCTCAAAATCCGCAATATACTGATTAACTGAACGTTTAAAATCAACATCATTCATATATTTTTTCTTAATCATTTCAAACATGTTTCTTCCGTTAACAGTATAAAGACGTTCTGTGATGATATTTTTTTGTCCACGCTGATAATGATTCCATAGATCAACGACAGCATCGTGGTTAATCGCTTGTAATATCCCTGTTGCCAATGAATTAAGAGACACATTTGCAGGGCGTGGTTTTGTTTGTACGGCTGTAAAAACAGCATCATCAGGGTATTCATCATGCCAAGTTTCTTCACGCGAAGCTCTTTCTAGAAGATTTGATACCCATTTATTTTGCTTTTTCTTGCTTTGCTCTTGTTGTAAAATAGGTTTAGGGGGCACAATCTTTTTGATGGCATCAGGAGTAATACTGCCATTTCTCTGCAGTGTTGATGATGTAGGGAGTGCTGATATGAGTCGCTCATTGGTATTCTTTAGATCAGCTTTTTGTACAATATTTGCTAAGTCCTTTAATACTATAATTTGTTCATTGAGAGCAGCACGGATTGTTTGCGTTGTTTCTTTTGTTGTTGCCGGTATTTTTTGGACACTTTCATGAATGTCATTATTAATTTGTGAAAGCTCTAAACGAATCTCATCAGCTGAACGACGTATATCCTCTGCTGCTCCTGAAAAGCGTGTTGAAGCTTCATTAATCATTTGATTAAGGGACTGTTGGAGTGAATGTGTGGAATTACGTGCATTTTTGTCAGTACGTTCAAGGGCTAAGCTTAGAACATCTTCATAATGTGCAATGAGTTGATTGATTTCATTAGACTTTGCAACAAGCGCATCGCTTAATGCAGAGAGTGTATTATGTTTTTCTTCAAGTGTTATGTTTAATGATTTTTCGGATTGTTCAAGAACGTGAACAGTTTCAGAGAGTGTTTTAGCATGTTCACCAAAACTGCTTGTTATATGACCAATTTGTTCAAATGTATTTTGCGAAAGTCCTTGTAGAATCTCAACATTATTATTGAGTGCTTGATTTGATGCGGATAAATGCTCTGTTACTTGTTGAGTGTTGTGGAAGAAATTATTTGCAGTCTCGTTAAATTGACCATCAATATTTTGAACGGCCGATAATAAAACATTGCTATTTTCGTGAAAGCTGTAAACGGATTGATTCAATTGTTTTAGGAGAGATGAAACATTATTGACGAGATCCTCCTTTACAGCAGTTACTGCTTGAAGTGTTTCAGAATTGGTTTGTGTTAAGCTATTCACTAAAGATTCGCTGTGTGCATAAATTCTTTGTTCAACATCTTGTGTTGAGAGGGAAAGTTTTTCACCAATATGCTCTGTTAAGTAGCCAATTGACTCCGTTGTACTTTGTGCTGCTTGATTTAAATGATTTGTCAATTCAGTGATTTTTTCCACATGTCCTGAAATCTGAGTAGCTGTTTGATTTTCTACTTCTTCTAAACGATTGCTTACATCAGAAAGTTGGTATCCTAAATTGTTTTTAAGATTCTGCATAGAATGATGAAGAACATTGCAGCGTTCACTGAGAACTTGCTCAATTGCGGTTGTTGAAGTATGAATTGTTTCATTTAACAATGCTTGTGCGTTCTGACTAGCAGTTGTAAACGCTTCGACGGTATGCGCTGTTTGCTCAGATAAAACAGACAGAACTTTTTCACTGGTATCATAAACTGTTTGTTTAACATTTGATACAATGCGATTACCAGACTCTAAGAAAACATTTTCTGCTTTTAAAGCGACATCGGTAACAGACGAAATGATTTGTTCACCTGTAGAAGAAAGAATATCAGAGGCTTTTGTAATTTTATTATGTAAATTATCTGTGATGTTATTAACAGAATCCTCTAACGTGAGCCGCATCTTATCAATGTTTGTTTCTAACGCTTGTTGAATTATCTGACTGTGTTCATTATTGAGCATGATAGATGTTTTTAATGTGTCAGAACGTTCTTCAAGAGCCGATGTTTGCATTGCGATTGTTTCACAAACTTGGCCAAGTTTTTCCGATAAGGTTTCTTCTAGCGTGGTTGCATGTTCAAAAATCTTATGTGCACGAATTTCTAGATTAGTATCAAATGATTCTATGCGTGTATCAAGGGTTTCAAAGAATGTACCACTCGATTGAGAGAGCGTATTTCTTAAAATTTCGCCATGGTTTTCTAAGTTTTTAATATGGCTTTGAACAGTTTCAGTAATAGTCTTGTTGTTGGTAGTAATTGCATTTTCAACCAAATCTATCTGTTTCTTTAATGCAACATCAACACGTATATCACTTTTTTCGATGAGATTATGGATCGTTTCCATCCGTTGTTCTAGTGTACGCGCTTGATCCGCAAGAACTTCGTTGAGAGAAAAACTATTAATAGCTAAAGAATCACGTAGAGCATCAGCTCGTATATCTATATTCCGCGCTTGTGCTTCTAAAGCTTCTTTTGTTGTATTACAGCTTTGTACAATGACTTCTTGTAGTTTTTCTGTGCTTTGAACTATATTCGCAACATGATTTTCAGCATGCTGATCAACGATTTGCATATTGTCAACCAAAACTTGTCCAAGGCTTGAAGTGTTTTGAGTTAAGATATCAATTTGATTTTTTAGTGTATCAGCAATTTTATTTTTTTCTTTATCAAGCATGTCTGCCATCAGCTCTCTTTGATCAGAAAGCTGTAATTTGAAGTCTTTTGAGCGCTCTTGTATGATACCAACAATAGCACTATCGACATGTTGAATTTCCTCTCTTAGTCTTTCTTTGCTTTTGTCGATTGCAGAAAGAATAATTTCATGTCCGTTTGTAAATGCTTCGGTAATATCAGTGGTTTTTTCTTGAAGATTTTCATTAATTTGCAAGACATGGGACTCTAAGAAATGACCAAGTTTTTCAGCATTATCTTCGAGTATTTGACTACGAGAAATAAAGGATTCGATGATAGAATCACTGTGTTCTTTAAGAGAAAGATCAACAGTTGCTAAACGGTTTTCAAAAGCTCGAATTGCTTCTGAAGTGATGTTATCAAATTTAGAAGAGAGATTGTATGCCTTCTCATCGAGTTGTATGATTTTTTCATCAAAATTTTGCAAAAATTGATTATTACGATTAATAATGGATTCATCGAGCGTTTTAAATTTTTCACCAACATTTTGGAAAGTCTGCTCTGTTGCAGTTTGTATATGCGCTGCAATGTTAGCGATATGCCTTTCAGCTTTAACTGCTGTTTCATTAAAAGTTTTTTCTATTTGTTTTTCATTGTTATCAAAACGTTCTGAAAAACCATCAAAGTTCTTTTCTAATTCGTGAAAGAGCGCCGTGTTTTTTTGCTGGATTTGCGTTGTGGTTTCGTTAAATTTTTCAACGAGTTGATGTGTTACGCCATCACCTGCATAGGAGAGTTTTGCAACAAGATCTTCTCCCTGTTTTTGTAAAGTCTGGGAAAGAGTTTGCGCAAGTTTTTCAACATTGGTGACAATTTTAGAGGTCACTAAGCCAAATTCATCACTCAGTTGTTCTTGTGTTCCTTTAATTGTTGATTGTACGCGGTCAGCATGATTCAAAATGGCTATACGTTCATTGCTCAATTCTTTAATCAATGTGTGAATGCGTGATTCATTCTCAGCATAGGCTTGTTCTAGATTATGGACTTCTCCTTGTATAATTGCTTCAAGTTCAACAGCACGCCCAAGGGTTCGTTCGATTCCCTCATTCATGGCAGCTACTTCTTCACGGATGGTTTGCCCTATAGCAAGAGCTTGTTTTTCAGAGATATGTTGTGGCTCACTAAGGCGCTGTGCTGCGTTTGTCATAAGAAGAGCGATATTATGCAATTCATTTGAGCGTTTTGTTAATTGAGCAATCCCCCAAGAGATAAGAATAGGGATCGCTGTTCCGGCTGCGACTGCTAGTCCTACTGGAGATGTTATAAAGGTAGTGATATTCGATAAGGAATTGAGCCCAGCAGGGGCTAGTTTATGAGCAACAAAAGCACCTCCTGTTGCCCATAGAGCACTGAGCGCTGTTGTACACCAATAAATTCTGGAGGTAGAGCGCTGTTTTAATAAGTTAAAATTTGCAGGGGCTGTTATATCATCGTTAGCAGGAAAAAGTTTTGTGGACAGTAATGTCTTATGATCAGTTCCACCTAAAATATCAGGTTTAGGTTGCGAGGCAAAAAGCTGTTCAACGACGGATTCATCAATCACAGCGTTATCATGAATATTGGAGACAAGAGTTGAAGTACCATTTTCAGCAAAAATTTCTTCTTCTGCCATTGCGATTTTTTGAATTAATTCATCTACATTAACGACATTTTCAGAATTGTCAGATGATATTCCTTCAATTGCAGAGTCATCAAAATCAAAGTTCATAGCTTTTGAGAGAGCTTCTTCAACTTCAATGTCAAATGTTTGTAACTTGGTTCTGCGTGCCATACTCGCCTCGTACTCTTACAGATGGAAAAGGGATACATTCTCCTCCAGAAATGCCTACATACTAACCATTAATTATTTAGAAAGGAATATGCCTTAGGCAAAATTTTAAAAACTTATCAAGATAAAGTTAATGCGGTTTCTTTAACCCATTCTAATATGATATAAAACATAATAAAAACAACATATTATTATTATCATAATAAAAATAAAAATGCTGTTTACAACTTTCGTTTATTGGAAGCATCATGGGGATTTTGTATTGGAGTAAGGGCAATTTAATGAGAGTTATGCACAATATGGAAAGAAATCTGCGGTGTGTAGAGGTCTCTTATCATATTTTATAAAGTGATCATTGCATTGAGTCTGCTCCCCTGACCATTTCTATTGAGTCTCAATGAAGAGGAATAAGCCTCTATTATTTCAACACTGTACGTTGTGCATTTAAAAGATATTGGCAAAATCTTAGTATGCAAAAAATGTCCTTTTTTATAAGGGAAAGAGTGCAATAATTTCGTATGTACTGAGAGGTATTCGTAAACTATTATATTTCAGTTGTCTTGAATCATGTTTGTTGAATATTAAGTTATCTTTTGCTAAATTTTGAAGCTCCTACGTTGACAATTGGATATTTTTCAGTCGATATGCGTGCACGAGTATTTTATGCAATTCAAGATAAAGGTGTAAGAAAAATGGCAGAACGATCACAACACCTGCAAGATGTATTTTTAAATACAGTGCGCAAGCAAAAAATTTCTCTTACAATTTTTCTTGTAAATGGCGTTAAATTAACGGGTATTGTAACCTCGTTTGATAGTTTTTGTGTTCTTTTGCGTCGTGATGGACATGCACAATTGGTTTATAAGCATGCTATTTCTACAATTATGCCCGGACAGCCTGTACAAATGTTTGAAGGTGAAAGTTCGGAATAAACAAATCACTTTAAATTTTAGACCTCTGATCCCATTTTATAAAGTGCTGAGATCATCATGATAAATGAAAATGAGAGATTAGGAGGGTTTTCTTCACAGATTGAAAAACAAGTGCGCGCGCTTGTTCTGGTGCCAGTTTTTCGAAAAAACAGTGAGAATGATGCAAGGATTCGATCAGTCTCTTCTCGAGTCGAAGAGGCATTGGGGTTAGCGTGTGCTATAAGGTTGAAAGTTGTTCATTATGAAGTCGTGCATATCTTTACGCTCCGTCCGGCAACATTATTTGGAAAGGGTAAAGTAGATGAACTTACCCATTATATAAGTGAAGAGGATATTGCGCTTACAGTTGTAGATTATTTTTTAACACCAGTGCAGCAACGTAATTTAGAAAAATTATGGAATTGTAAAGTTATTGATAGGACGGCTTTGATTCTTGAAATTTTTGGAGATCGTGCACGGACAAAAGAAGGGGTTTTGCAAGTCGAATTGGCGCATTTGTCTTATCAGAAAAGCAGGCTCGTGCGTAGTTGGACACACTTGGAAAGACAACGTGGTGGAGGTGGTTTTTTAGGTGGTCCTGGTGAAACGCAAATTGAAGCGGATAGGCGTGTTTTGCAAGAAAAGATTATTCGTATCAAACGCGAATTAGAAACAGTGATAAAAACACGGGCTCTTCATAGAGAAAAGAGAAAAAAAACATCTCATCCTGTTGTTGCATTAGTAGGGTATACCAATGCAGGAAAATCAACTCTTTTTAATCATTTAAGCGGTGCAAATGTCCTAGCAAAGGATATGTTGTTTGCAACGCTTGATCCCACTTTGCGTAAGGTTATTCTTCCTCATGGAAAAGCTATCCTTTTATCTGATACTGTAGGTTTTATCTCTAACTTACCAACGCACTTGATTGCAGCTTTTAGAGCAACCCTTGAAGAAGTGGTTGAAGCTGATCTCATTCTTCATGTGAGAGATATGTCAGATCTTGATCATCGTGCGCACGCTCAAGATGTTTTAGACGTGCTTTCAAGTCTTGGTATCGATATTGATGATACAGAGCATATCCTAGAAGTTTGGAATAAAATTGATTTATTGGATGAACATGCATTGAGGGTTTTGCAAACAAGCATGAAAACGCGATTAAATCCTGCAGTCATGGTATCGGCGCTCATGAGTGATGGACTTGATCAATTATTAACGGCAATTGAAAAGCGAATTTTTGGAAAACTGCAAAATGTTGAATGTCTTTTACGACCTCACGAAATGTCACTGATTGATTGGTTTTATGCAAATTCTGGTGAAATAAGGCAAGAAGGGCATGAGGATGGGTCAGTGACCATTAGAGCAGTTATTACCTCTGAAGCAAAAAAACAGCTAGATTCTATCAAGCAAAGTATGAATTAAATTTTTTGAGATATTTTTCTCTCTTTTTTATTAATTGTTACGTTTTTCTTATCGCAGAATAATATGACGTAAAATTAAGAGGATAGTTACTACTTTCTCTTAATAAAAAAATATGAAGTATTTTACTGGTTGAAATAAAAATGAGTCTTAAAGGTAAGAAAAGACTGTTTGTACACACGGTCATACGCAATATTTTTGTCGTTTTGCTGTTAGCGGCGTTGTGTACATTTTCCATTTGGATGTATTACTTCATTCAGCCACGGATATATCGAGCAAGCTTGACTTTTTCATTCTCTGATTCTGTAGGAAAGCCATTACCAACGGATAAACAAAACAATATCCTTGCCTTGCTCTTTTCACAGCCTATGTTTCTAAGGAATTCAAGCTTACAGAGTTTTTCTTCAGATTCTGCTCAGCAGCAAGGTTTTCATGACAATAT is part of the Bartonella machadoae genome and harbors:
- a CDS encoding beta-ketoacyl-ACP synthase, producing the protein MHDQDVFITGIGLITSLGEGVEHHWNLLNDPTVTPNLDCTTFPPYTVHQLSEIDWSLQIPKKSDQRQMGTWQRLGTYAAGLALDDAGMKNNEQLTSTMDMIVAASGGERDIDVDTQILSQARTTADPASMLNSILSTELRPTLFLAQLSNLLAGNISIVHKVTGSSRTFMGEEGCGLSALQIAVARIRSGQSTHALVGSSYNTQGYDILLAHELGNLLTWGGWTPVWERQKYPGGGVITGSGAVFLVLESKAHAEKRNARAYAKIDQILTDQTDRTKIPLEESIGAMLKTMAVQSTLTISAASGFHEVTQAEKRALEAADISYRGVTTLFGYLREVQLPLALALAAISVEKKRSFPALSEHEKPFSEEVREAFITTIGIKRAEGLVRLTAV
- a CDS encoding acyl carrier protein, coding for MPSTFDKVADIIAEISEIDRSTITPESHTIDDLGIDSLDFLDIVFAIDKAFGIKIPLEQWTQEVNEGSITTEEYFVLKNLCTKIDELVALKQAE
- a CDS encoding NADP-dependent malic enzyme, whose translation is MSTKQNSNFSLEKSELDSAALFYHQYPKPGKLEIQATTPLDNQRDLALAYSPGVAAPCLAIHKDPNLAAQYTSRSNLVAVISNGSAVLGLGNIGPLASKPVMEGKAVLFKKFANIDVFDIEIDAPHIEQMIETVSALEPTFGGINLEDIKAPECFEIEEKLRSRMNIPVFHDDQHGTAIIVSAAVLNALNLAGKKIEDVKIVGSGAGAAALACINLLVRLGAKVENIWLSDLEGVVYKGRKTLMDRWKMRYAQDTDARTLSEIIDNADIFLGVSAGGVLKPEHLKKMAPNPLILALANPTPEIMPEEACSIRPDAMICTGRSDYPNQVNNVLCFPYIFRGALDVGATAINEEMKMAAVHAIAALAREETSDIAARAYSKKPPSFGPKYLIPSPFDPRLILRIAPTVAKAAMETGVALRPIEDMEAYHDILNRFVFRSGLTMKPVFAAAKTAKRKRVIYANGEDERVLRAAQIVLEEQTAIPLLIGRPHVVEARLKRFGLRIRPGIDFELTNPENDPRFRDYVNLFLRYTGRRGVSPDVAKTIVRTSTTAIAALAVMREEADAMICGLEGRFERHLELIEQVIGLDANVRHFSAVSLLISSRRTLFLTDTYVNENPSAEEIAEMTVLAAQEIEAFGITPKAALLSHSNFGSKNTESARKMRRATEILAQLYPNLEADGEMHGDAALSKVFRDRVFPDSRLKGEANLLVFPTLDAANITLNLVKNLTNALHVGPILIGASRPVHILTPSVTSRGVVNMTALAVLAANRKNSIIK
- the hfq gene encoding RNA chaperone Hfq produces the protein MAERSQHLQDVFLNTVRKQKISLTIFLVNGVKLTGIVTSFDSFCVLLRRDGHAQLVYKHAISTIMPGQPVQMFEGESSE
- the hflX gene encoding GTPase HflX, with protein sequence MINENERLGGFSSQIEKQVRALVLVPVFRKNSENDARIRSVSSRVEEALGLACAIRLKVVHYEVVHIFTLRPATLFGKGKVDELTHYISEEDIALTVVDYFLTPVQQRNLEKLWNCKVIDRTALILEIFGDRARTKEGVLQVELAHLSYQKSRLVRSWTHLERQRGGGGFLGGPGETQIEADRRVLQEKIIRIKRELETVIKTRALHREKRKKTSHPVVALVGYTNAGKSTLFNHLSGANVLAKDMLFATLDPTLRKVILPHGKAILLSDTVGFISNLPTHLIAAFRATLEEVVEADLILHVRDMSDLDHRAHAQDVLDVLSSLGIDIDDTEHILEVWNKIDLLDEHALRVLQTSMKTRLNPAVMVSALMSDGLDQLLTAIEKRIFGKLQNVECLLRPHEMSLIDWFYANSGEIRQEGHEDGSVTIRAVITSEAKKQLDSIKQSMN